From a single Cyclobacterium marinum DSM 745 genomic region:
- a CDS encoding HU family DNA-binding protein, with the protein MTKAEVITKISEKTGIQKDDVTQTVEAFFKVVKDSMAEGENIYVRGFGSFINKKRAKKIARNISKNTAIVIDEHYVPAFKPSKSFIEKIKNSQNVRELAPQD; encoded by the coding sequence GTGACTAAAGCAGAGGTAATCACAAAGATTTCGGAGAAGACAGGAATCCAAAAGGATGATGTTACACAGACCGTTGAGGCGTTTTTCAAGGTTGTAAAAGATTCAATGGCAGAAGGAGAAAATATCTATGTTAGAGGTTTTGGCAGTTTTATTAACAAAAAAAGAGCTAAAAAAATCGCAAGGAATATCTCTAAAAACACAGCCATTGTGATTGACGAACATTATGTTCCAGCTTTCAAGCCGTCTAAATCATTTATTGAAAAAATTAAAAACAGCCAAAACGTAAGAGAATTGGCTCCTCAGGACTAA
- a CDS encoding single-stranded DNA-binding protein — protein sequence MAGVNKVILLGNLGADPEVKHLEGDKVVANLRLATTESYKDRSGNRVENTEWHDLELWDGQARVAEQYLKKGSQIYVEGKIKSDTWQDDQGNNRKRTKIRVQSFTMLGSRNSGADNAQGGGQSMPAQNSNPNTGMSSNTSPAYDSGDNDADDLPF from the coding sequence ATGGCAGGAGTTAATAAAGTAATTTTATTGGGTAATCTTGGTGCAGATCCTGAAGTCAAGCACCTAGAAGGAGATAAGGTAGTAGCCAACCTTAGACTTGCCACTACTGAATCTTATAAGGACCGTAGCGGCAACCGTGTAGAAAACACGGAATGGCATGACTTGGAATTGTGGGACGGTCAGGCAAGAGTAGCCGAACAATACTTAAAAAAAGGCAGTCAAATTTACGTAGAAGGCAAAATAAAATCTGATACTTGGCAGGACGATCAAGGCAATAACCGTAAAAGAACCAAGATTAGGGTTCAAAGTTTTACCATGCTTGGATCAAGAAACAGTGGGGCCGACAATGCTCAAGGCGGCGGCCAATCAATGCCTGCACAAAACAGCAATCCGAACACAGGAATGAGTAGCAATACTTCACCTGCTTACGATTCCGGAGACAATGACGCCGATGATTTACCATTTTGA
- a CDS encoding tetratricopeptide repeat protein: MKRSQIIFVIAGIAVSFLLYSLPKVVVDNEDKGLTEDGTSLGSDSSSEEINHGNSLSSSDLEVIENLMAEIQGEASTEKFVIFADSIAKVYQKGGKLDSAAYYFGLIAEKAPDPKNWEKAGNAYYEAFGFSMEEIKTKRLGDKTRFYLGKVLEVDPERLDLKTKIAMTYVSSANPMQGITMLRAVLEEDPENEEALFNMGILSMQSGQYKRAVERFEKLVEHHPENIQGQFYLGVSLFESNQKKLAKTQLEELRKQTTDPQILSGIENYLDRL; the protein is encoded by the coding sequence ATGAAGAGATCCCAAATTATTTTCGTTATTGCAGGTATTGCCGTTTCTTTTTTATTGTACAGTTTACCCAAAGTGGTAGTGGACAATGAGGACAAGGGGCTTACTGAGGATGGAACTAGTTTGGGATCTGATTCAAGTAGTGAAGAGATTAACCATGGAAACTCTCTAAGTAGCAGTGACCTGGAGGTCATCGAGAACTTGATGGCAGAAATACAAGGAGAGGCTAGTACCGAAAAATTTGTTATATTCGCTGATTCAATTGCTAAAGTTTACCAAAAGGGAGGCAAGTTGGATAGCGCGGCATATTATTTCGGTCTAATTGCCGAGAAGGCTCCCGATCCAAAAAACTGGGAAAAAGCAGGGAATGCTTATTATGAAGCTTTTGGTTTTTCTATGGAAGAAATCAAGACGAAAAGATTGGGCGATAAAACACGCTTCTATTTAGGCAAAGTTTTGGAGGTTGATCCGGAGAGGCTTGATTTGAAAACAAAGATAGCAATGACTTATGTTTCTTCAGCCAACCCTATGCAGGGAATAACCATGTTAAGGGCTGTATTGGAAGAAGATCCTGAAAATGAAGAGGCATTGTTTAATATGGGCATATTGTCCATGCAAAGTGGCCAATATAAAAGGGCCGTTGAGCGATTTGAAAAACTTGTTGAGCATCACCCTGAAAATATTCAGGGTCAATTTTATTTGGGAGTTAGCTTGTTTGAGTCGAACCAGAAGAAACTGGCCAAAACTCAATTGGAAGAATTACGTAAGCAAACTACAGATCCTCAGATTCTTTCGGGAATTGAGAATTACTTAGATAGATTATAA
- the mutY gene encoding A/G-specific adenine glycosylase, producing the protein MNFNYFTENLLRWYPLNRRDLPWRETRNPYIIWLSEIILQQTRVAQGLPYFHAFINKFPSVQALAKAPEEEILRTWQGLGYYSRARNLHACAKSIIHEKNGKFPDNYKDLLELKGVGPYTAAAIASFAYKEQIAVVDGNVYRVLSRFFGLDVDISSHQGKKAFGKLANEIIPENTPDEYNQAIMEFGALQCVPKNPNCQQCPLHTRCHALQNGLVETLPVNEKKIKVKSRYFLYFHIQIDGHTVVRTRNEKDIWQGLVDFPLSEYSSMESIENIDPDTLDLPEELQLLRPNYTISSEKPFKHLLTHQRIFASFVNLKFGAIHKAALEKWAQSKNYSLVTEPRLESLGKPKLIVRYLNQKY; encoded by the coding sequence TTGAATTTCAACTATTTCACTGAAAATCTACTCCGTTGGTATCCCCTCAATCGCCGTGATCTGCCTTGGCGGGAGACAAGGAATCCATATATCATTTGGTTATCCGAAATTATCCTCCAACAAACCCGTGTAGCCCAAGGATTACCTTATTTTCATGCTTTCATTAATAAATTCCCCTCTGTACAAGCACTGGCCAAGGCTCCTGAGGAAGAAATCCTAAGAACTTGGCAAGGCCTAGGTTATTATAGCAGGGCTAGAAACCTACATGCTTGCGCAAAAAGCATCATCCATGAAAAAAATGGAAAATTTCCTGACAATTATAAGGATTTGTTGGAGCTGAAAGGAGTGGGACCTTATACTGCCGCCGCCATTGCCTCCTTCGCCTATAAAGAACAAATTGCTGTCGTCGATGGAAATGTCTACCGGGTGTTGTCTAGATTTTTTGGTCTTGATGTGGACATCTCATCCCACCAAGGGAAAAAAGCCTTTGGCAAACTGGCCAATGAAATCATCCCTGAAAATACCCCTGATGAGTACAACCAAGCCATTATGGAATTTGGCGCACTTCAATGTGTTCCCAAAAACCCCAACTGTCAGCAATGTCCCTTGCACACAAGATGCCATGCCTTACAAAACGGACTGGTAGAAACACTTCCGGTCAACGAAAAAAAAATAAAAGTAAAATCCAGATACTTTTTGTATTTTCATATTCAAATTGATGGCCATACTGTCGTTAGAACACGAAATGAAAAAGACATATGGCAAGGCTTAGTAGACTTCCCTTTATCGGAATATTCTTCAATGGAGAGCATCGAAAATATTGATCCGGATACCCTTGACCTGCCGGAAGAACTCCAACTCCTAAGACCAAATTATACAATAAGTTCTGAAAAACCCTTCAAACACCTGCTCACACATCAAAGAATTTTTGCTTCCTTTGTAAATCTTAAATTCGGAGCAATCCATAAAGCAGCTTTGGAAAAGTGGGCTCAATCTAAAAATTATTCACTAGTAACTGAACCCAGGCTGGAATCACTTGGTAAACCAAAATTGATTGTCCGGTATTTGAATCAAAAATATTAA
- a CDS encoding Rne/Rng family ribonuclease: MSSELLIDSSQNGSRIALLKNKSLIELHVEEEDNKFKVGDIYLGAVKKIVNGLNAAFIDVGYEKDAFLHYQDLGPQVNSLSKLVKLTRNKNHKGFDLKGFENEPEIDKLGKISQVLSKNNQVLVQVVKEPISTKGPRLSCELSLAGRYLVLVPFSNTVNVSKKIRSADERKRLSRLITSIKPVNFGVIIRTVAEGQSVTELDKDLRNLLETWEDGMRKLQKAKVKDKIIGEMSLASSIIRDLLNESFDAITVEDEVIYDQMRSYIRSIAPEKEKIVKLYNGKAKLFESFGIEKQIKSLFGTTVSLPQGGYLIIEHTEALHVVDVNSGNKSNQESDQENTGLKTNMVAVKEIARQLRLRDMGGIIVIDFIDMKKAENKKAIFEAMKEAMREDRSKNTVLPLTKFGLMQITRQRVRPEMNIVTKEICPSCNGTGKIQASILVADKMEKDLEHIAVHQNESKIKIALHPYLHAYFTHGIFSKRLQWFFKYYKWVNLIKDSSLPVTEYKFLDNSGEPLEIIIKSESE; encoded by the coding sequence TTGAGTTCAGAATTATTAATTGATTCCTCTCAAAATGGTAGTCGAATAGCCCTGCTTAAGAATAAGAGCTTGATTGAGCTTCACGTAGAAGAGGAAGACAACAAGTTCAAAGTTGGCGACATCTATCTTGGTGCTGTAAAGAAAATTGTAAACGGCTTAAATGCTGCTTTCATAGACGTAGGCTATGAAAAAGACGCTTTTTTACACTACCAAGACCTAGGACCACAGGTTAACAGCTTAAGTAAGCTGGTAAAGTTAACCCGTAATAAAAACCATAAAGGTTTCGACCTTAAAGGTTTTGAAAACGAACCTGAGATAGACAAACTTGGAAAAATAAGCCAAGTATTGTCTAAAAACAATCAGGTGTTGGTGCAGGTTGTCAAAGAGCCAATTTCTACTAAAGGGCCTCGATTATCGTGTGAGCTCTCCCTTGCTGGTCGATACTTGGTATTGGTACCTTTTTCAAACACAGTTAACGTATCCAAAAAAATACGTAGTGCTGATGAGCGAAAAAGGTTATCCCGGCTCATCACTTCTATCAAACCGGTCAATTTCGGTGTCATTATTCGTACAGTAGCAGAAGGTCAATCTGTCACTGAACTGGATAAGGACCTTAGAAATTTATTAGAGACTTGGGAAGATGGGATGAGGAAGCTTCAAAAAGCCAAAGTTAAAGACAAAATCATCGGAGAAATGAGTTTGGCCTCTTCTATTATAAGAGACCTTCTCAATGAATCTTTCGACGCAATCACGGTAGAAGATGAAGTAATTTACGATCAAATGCGATCTTATATAAGATCCATTGCTCCAGAAAAAGAAAAAATTGTTAAGCTTTACAACGGAAAAGCGAAGCTCTTTGAAAGTTTTGGTATAGAAAAACAGATCAAAAGCCTGTTTGGAACTACCGTTAGTCTCCCCCAAGGCGGTTATCTCATTATTGAGCATACAGAAGCTTTGCATGTAGTGGATGTTAACAGTGGTAACAAGTCCAATCAGGAAAGTGATCAAGAAAATACGGGCCTAAAAACCAATATGGTGGCCGTAAAAGAAATTGCAAGGCAACTAAGGCTTCGCGATATGGGAGGAATTATTGTGATTGACTTTATCGATATGAAAAAGGCCGAAAATAAAAAGGCTATTTTTGAAGCGATGAAAGAAGCAATGAGAGAAGACCGATCCAAAAATACGGTACTTCCCCTTACCAAGTTTGGTTTGATGCAGATCACCAGGCAGCGCGTTAGACCTGAAATGAACATAGTAACCAAAGAAATTTGCCCTTCTTGTAATGGTACAGGCAAAATACAAGCCTCCATTCTAGTGGCAGATAAAATGGAAAAAGATTTAGAGCATATTGCAGTACACCAAAACGAATCAAAGATTAAAATTGCATTGCACCCCTATTTACATGCCTATTTTACACATGGCATTTTCTCTAAAAGGCTGCAGTGGTTTTTTAAATATTATAAATGGGTCAATTTGATCAAGGATTCTTCACTACCGGTGACGGAGTATAAATTCCTGGATAATTCAGGAGAACCTTTAGAAATAATCATAAAAAGCGAGTCTGAATAA